From one Lolium rigidum isolate FL_2022 chromosome 4, APGP_CSIRO_Lrig_0.1, whole genome shotgun sequence genomic stretch:
- the LOC124647790 gene encoding uncharacterized protein LOC124647790 has protein sequence MRAPQERERTMRDLYDRTRHKDLEESAAAKERRRIGGARAEGSEQHEVAPKAEDNPTVRKRPAPCDSPRAKAESGTCNLCSAPCSSCLHRSLAPVDSNMDCGSSQTCCARSESKGNMLVRSGKGLHAKGGENEDEFSATSSHTSYSENGGHKAMARSSVAADSEVDMPAKRRKLLNHDPRLPREECHDDSNSCVTGTSAASKLLLDRKDKLSTSASSRDLTAKDYKDKNIACHNRLKNSRIEESTEKKRSDVHTVQPGSVDRSVPADSPSVVTKKLLRTQSSASASQGLSPNRPCQGLADSQDNLAQKTYDKVSNGKIDQSVGEKLNPSVIGGDKHGMLSSRTNKIKAGSSSKELESSTPCSRKSIQGHTEIESVHVAKSNNNFEEDQNQDLSTDTSSGRELNTQNDAMAECGNSESLIDVNVCDICGDVGREYLLATCTRCLEGAEHTYCMKVKLDKIPDGEWLCEECQLNEDRIKKRSNRGASTVDILDGKNQSSGSMSNPKTLQIAVTNLESQQIARGTPITNHLPGNDKKLHSMSIDPESRQVKCATPTAERLDSKNKNFGSIANRKRLQVVTSDTEARPPTCGTPSGGRLGKKIESSEDLLNRKKLRIATDIESPLSSEGLLSPPKSCKKHAENASSSDARLFKTESPRKHDIFSRQNSFKKSDKGNFKSPNNALVRGVQAIKNSATLSRSYSLGSTANVKAQPVPSPRGPLSKQMSFNNNSEPKVKQLVEGVPSKLKPVKHSSVDVGEKGPMRKLLKPESFNREGSICKDSSSTKQKQSLLLSRDEKPRMLKPTKDKSFLERRASFNLQKPNIPSSPRPDSSMKSGERKIDQDSPRPGPSILKTSKKTGTIEKKQSSVLSKKEKGDVTVHPTLIGGFSAKDASTVQSSYPLVPVENVNKDSDCAGESYDNEMPTKPEAVSAPLGMTSESDLQDMVRRASASEDVTPIVGHHQEDTLVSTGNKPSKNAETSEDKLPENPHGPAVAQKQCAPRSAISQKLCAPESKLIEPNLKHQDSFELPPIGNLSRALVIPEQTYIWQGIFEVSRPGNSSEIFDGIQAHLSTSASPKALDVVKQLPQRIQLVEVPRCFSWPQQFKEVQPNENNIALFFFAKDVESYDRAYGKLLEKMLVGDLSLIANISGFQLLILSSDKLPEKIQRWNGLLYFWGVFYAGKANSSTELIRVTNPCPLESTSGAIDKPVCPPKVPLSLGIDLNECPGDEFYDQPLSLVSETEKFGSSEDSQTLLRSKHEVENLDEREIRQEGTVVTRETVLGSATAGVRETYVPASLGGCNMKPDYPSVTTGGIGTASRDIMEDEESFSTNEAQHDVEQHAGAGRLTSDDILAKKQALTALTEVSVQHSRESISKADFVMRDSGPNYKRQKTFNGDEQLPSICLSKMHSLPAGWRTPLDDIQCTYRGLADLGSTTVSDHVVHVLSSDDEDSPEPSTTMNKASLKAEGGSSPPLSLSLSTVAKTHNLAGSVTGDDRSLSLSLGLPLSGVAKGNQDLEIKQFLPEKPGINTSFLL, from the exons ATGAGGGCGCCGCAGGAGCGCGAGCGCACCATGAGGGATCTCTACGATCGTACGCGCCACAAGGATCTCGAG GAATCAGCAGCAGCCAAGGAACGGCGCCGCATCGGCGGAGCGCGGGCGGAGGGGTCGGAACAGCACGAAGTGGCCCCCAAAGCAGAG GACAACCCGACAGTAAGAAAAAGACCAGCACCATGTGACAGTCCTCGTGCGAAGGCAGAATCTGGCACCTGTAATCTTTGTTCTGCCCCTTGCTCCTCCTGCCTACACAGAAGTCTAGCACCAGTGGATTCTAATATGGACTGCGGATCATCTCAAACGTGCTGCGCAAGGTCAGAATCAAAAGGTAATATGTTGGTTCGTAGTGGGAAAGGGCTCCATGCAAAGGGTGGGGAAAATGAAGATGAATTCAGTGCTACTTCAAGCCATACTTCCTATTCTGAAAATGGTGGACATAAGGCCATGGCAAGATCATCAGTTGCGGCAGATTCGGAGGTTGACATGCCAGCAAAACGTAGAAAGCTATTGAATCATGATCCAAGGTTGCCTAGAGAAGAATGCCACGACGATAGTAACTCGTGTGTTACTGGTACATCGGCAGCAAGCAAACTTTTGTTGGATAGGAAggataaactatctacttctgcATCGAGTCGTGATCTTACTGCGAAGGACTATAAAGACAAGAATATTGCTTGTCACAACAGGCTAAAGAATTCACGTATCGAAGAATCTACAGAAAAGAAGAGATCTGATGTTCATACTGTGCAACCTGGCTCAGTTGACCGATCAGTTCCTGCAGATTCTCCTTCAGTTGTTACCAAAAAGTTACTCCGAACCCAATCCTCTGCTAGTGCTTCACAAGGGTTATCTCCTAACAGGCCATGCCAGGGTTTAGCGGATTCACAAGATAATTTAGCACAAAAAACTTATGATAAAGTTTCAAATGGTAAGATAGATCAGTCAGTAGGAGAAAAATTAAACCCCTCTGTGATTGGTGGTGACAAGCATGGCATGCTGAGTAGTCGCACTAACAAAATCAAGGCTGGATCTTCGTCAAAGGAACTGGAAAGTAGCACCCCATGCTCGAGGAAGAGCATTCAAGGGCACACTGAGATTGAATCTGTTCATGTCGCTAAGAGCAACAACAATTTTGAAGAAGACCAGAATCAGGATTTATCTACAGATACATCTAGTGGTAGAGAGTTGAATACACAGAATGATGCCATGGCAGAGTGTGGGAACTCCGAAAGCTTAATAGAT GTTAATGTTTGTGATATATGTGGAGATGTTGGTAGGGAGTATCTTCTGGCTACATGCACTAGATGCCTTGAAGGGGCGGAGCATAC TTATTGCATGAAAGTGAAGTTGGACAAGATTCCGGATGGTGAATGGTTATGTGAAGAATGCCAGCTTAATGAAGATCGAATTAAAAAAAGAAGCAACCGTGGTGCATCAACAGTTGATATTTTGGATGGGAAGAACCAAAGTTCAGGAAGCATGAGCAACCCTAAGACCTTGCAGATTGCTGTCACTAATTTGGAGTCTCAGCAAATTGCTCGTGGTACACCAATAACTAATCACTTACCTGGTAATGATAAAAAACTGCATTCAATGTCAATTGATCCAGAATCACGGCAAGTGAAGTGTGCCACCCCAACTGCTGAAAGGCTGGATTCAAAGAATAAAAACTTCGGAAGCATTGCAAATCGTAAGAGGTTGCAAGTTGTTACCTCTGACACGGAAGCACGGCCACCCACTTGTGGCACACCGTCCGGTGGAAGATTAGGCAAGAAGATTGAAAGTTCTGAAGATTTGTTGAACCGTAAGAAGTTACGAATCGCCACTGATATAGAATCACCACTGTCAAGTGAAGGCTTGCTGAGTCCACCTAAATCATGCAAAAAGCATGCAGAgaatgcatcatcctctgatgcgAGGCTGTTCAAGACAGAAAGCCCTAGGAAACATGACATTTTCTCTCGTCAGAACTCGTTTAAGAAATCTGATAAGGGGAATTTCAAGTCACCTAATAATGCTCTAGTGAGGGGTGTTCAGGCAATAAAAAATTCTGCCACCTTATCACGGTCATATTCGTTGGGAAGTACGGCGAATGTCAAAGCACAACCAGTCCCTTCACCACGAG GTCCTTTATCGAAGCAAATGTCTTTCAACAATAACAGCGAACCAAAGGTCAAGCAGTTGGTGGAAGGTGTGCCAAGCAAGCTGAAACCTGTAAAACATTCCTCAGTAGATGTTGGAGAGAAGGGGCCCATGAGAAAGCTTCTCAAACCTGAATCATTTAACCGCGAGGGTTCAATTTGTAAAGACTCAAGTTCAACAAAACAGAAGCAATCACTTCTCCTGTCTCGAGATGAAAAACCAAGAATGTTGAAACCTACGAAAGATAAGAGCTTCTTAGAAAGAAGGGCTTCTTTTAATCTTCAGAAACCAAATATTCCTTCATCACCAAGGCCTGATAGCTCTATGAAGTCGGGGGAACGGAAAATCGACCAAGACAGTCCAAGGCCTGGACCAAGCATACTTAAAACTAGCAAAAAAACAG GTACTATTGAAAAGAAGCAGAGTTCTGTTTTGTCCAAAAAGGAGAAGGGGGATGTTACGGTTCACCCAACATTAATAGGAGGTTTTTCTGCTAAAGATGCTTCAACAGTGCAGTCTTCTTATCCACTGGTTCCAGTGGAAAATGTTAATAAGGACAGTGATTGTGCGGGTGAATCTTATGATAATGAAATGCCAACTAAGCCTGAGGCAGTTTCCGCGCCGTTGGGCATGACTTCCGAATCAGATTTGCAAGATATGGTGCGGAGAGCAAGTGCTTCAGAAGATGTGACACCTATTGTTGGACATCACCAAGAAGATACTTTGGTAAGCACTGGAAATAAGCCAAGTAAAAATGCAGAGACTTCAGAAGACAAATTGCCTGAGAATCCACATGGTCCCGCAGTGGCACAGAAACAGTGCGCCCCTCGAAGTGCAATTTCACAAAAACTGTGCGCCCCTGAAAGCAAATTGATTGAGCCAAACCTGAAGCATCAAGATTCTTTTGAATTGCCTCCTATTGGAAATCTTTCCAGAGCTTTAGTTATTCCAGAGCAGACTTACATCTGGCA AGGTATCTTTGAGGTTTCAAGACCTGGAAACTCTTCTGAAATATTTGATGGGATTCAGGCTCACCTGTCCACCTCTGCCTCACCGAAAGCACTTGATGTAGTCAAACAATTACCTCAGAGAATTCAACTGGTAGAAGTTCCACGATGTTTCTCATGGCCACAGCAGTTTAAGGAAGTACAGCCGAATGAAAATAATATTGCTCTTTTTTTCTTTGCTAAGGATGTTGAAAG TTATGACAGAGCATATGGCAAACTCTTGGAGAAAATGCTTGTTGGAGATTTGTCCCTAATCGCAAATATTAGTGGCTTTCAACTTCTCATTTTGTCATCTGATAAGTTACCTGAaaagattcaaa GGTGGAATGGCTTACTCTACTTTTGGGGAGTTTTCTACGCTGGTAAAGCAAATAGCTCAACAGAGCTAATCAGAGTGACAAATCCTTGTCCACTAGAATCGACCTCTGGAGCGATTGATAAGCCTGTGTGTCCCCCTAAGGTTCCTCTGTCTTTGGGTATAGATTTGAACGAGTGCCCTGGTGATGAATTTTATGACCAGCCTCTATCACTTGTATCAGAGACAGAGAAGTTTGGTTCCTCTGAAGATAGCCAGACTTTATTGAGGTCGAAACATGAGGTTGAAAATCTGGATGAACGTGAAATACGTCAGGAAGGAACTGTAGTTACCAGAGAAACTGTATTGGGAAGTGCTACTGCAGGTGTCCGTGAAACTTATGTTCCTGCGAGCTTGGGAGGTTGCAACATGAAACCAGATTATCCAAGTGTTACAACAG GCGGCATAGGAACTGCAAGTAGAGACATCATGGAGGATGAGGAGAGCTTTAGTACAAATGAAGCTCAACACGATGTTGAGCAGCACGCAGGTGCAGGCAGATTAACGTCTGACGATATATTGGCTAAGAAGCAGGCTCTCACAGCCTTGACAGAAGTATCTGTACAGCATTCAAGGGAATCAATCTCGAAGGCTGACTTTGTTATGCGTGATTCTGGGCCAAACTACAAAAGGCAAAAGACTTTCAATGGAGATGAACAACTGCCTAGCATATGCTTGTCGAAGATGCATTCCTTGCCAGCTGGTTGGCGTACTCCATTAGACGACATACAGTGTACCTACAGGGGTCTTGCTGATCTAGGTTCGACAACTGTCtcggatcatgttgtgcatgttcTTTCATCTGATGATGAAGACTCTCCAGAACCTAGTACTACTATGAATAAGGCATCGTTGAAGGCAGAGGGGGGATCCTCCCCTCCATTATCACTATCCCTGTCTACAGTGGCAAAGACGCACAATCTTGCCGGTTCTGTCACAGGAGATGATCGATCACTGTCTCTATCTCTTGGGCTCCCCCTCTCTGGTGTAGCAAAAGGAAATCAAGATCTCGAGATAAAGCAGTTTCTGCCGGAGAAGCCTGGCATAAACACTTCGTTTCTTCTTTAG
- the LOC124647789 gene encoding uncharacterized protein LOC124647789: MRDLYDRTRHKDLEESAAAKERRRIGGGRAEGSEQHEVAPKAEDNPTVRKRPAPCDSPRAKAESGTCNLCSAPCSSCLHRSLAPVDSNMDCGSSQTCCARSESKGNMLVRSGKGLHAKGGENEDEFSATSSHTSYSENGGHKAMARSSVAADSEVDMPAKRRKLLNHDPRLPREECHDDSNSCVTGTSAASKLLLDRKDKLSTSASSRDLTAKDYKDKNIACHNRLKNSRIEESTEKKRSDVHTVQPGSVDRSVPADSPSVVTKKLLRTQSSASASQGLSPKRPCQGLADSQDNLAQKTYDKVSNDKIDQSVGEKLNPSVIGGDKHGMLSSRTNKIKAGSSSKELESSTPCSRKSIQGHTGIESVHVAKSNNNFEEDQNQDLSTDTSSGRELNTQNDAMAECGNSESLIDVNVCDICGDVGREYLLATCTRCLEGAEHTYCMKVKLDKIPDGEWLCEECQLNEDRIKKRSNRGASTVDILDGKNQSSGSMSNPKTLQIAVTNLESQQIARGTPITNHLPGNDKKLHSMSIDPESRQVKCATPTAERLDSKNKNFGSIANRKRLQVVTSDTEARPPTCGTPSGGRLGKKIESSEDLLNRKKLRIATDIESPLSSEGLLSPPKSCKKHAENASSSDARLFKTESPRKHDIFSRQNSFKKSDKGNFKSPNNALVRGVQAIKNSATLSRSYSLGSTANVKAQPVPSPRGPLSKQMSFNNNSEPKVKQLVEGVPSKLKPVKHSSVDVGEKGPMRKLLKPESFNREGSICKDSSSTKQKQSLLLSRDEKPRMLKPTKDKSFLERRASFNLQKPNIPSSPRPDSSMKSGERKIDQDNPRPGPSILKTSKKTGTIEKKQSSVLSKKEKGDVMVHPTLIGGFSAKDASTVQSSYPLLPVENVNKDSDCAGESYDNEMPTKPEAVSVPLGMTSESDLQDMVRRASASEDVTPTVGHHQEDTLVSTGNKPSKNAETSEDKLPENPHGPAVAQKQCAPRSAISQKLCAPESKLIEPNLKHQDSFELPPIGNLSRALVIPEQTYIWQGIFEVSRPGNSSEIFDGIQAHLSTSASPKALDVVKQLPQRIQLVEVPRCFSWPQQFKEVQPNENNIALFFFAKDVESYDRAYGKLLEKMLVGDLSLIANISGFQLLILSSDKLPEKIQRWNGLLYFWGVFYAGKANSSTELIRVTHPCPLESTSGAIDKPVCPPKVPLSLGIDLNECPGDEFYDQPLSLGSETEKFGSSEDSQTLLRSKHEVENLDEREIRQEGTVVTRETVLGSATAGVRETYVPASLGGCNMKPDYPSVTTGGIGTASRDIMEDEESFSPNEAQHDVEQHAGAGRLTSDDILAKKQALTALTEVSVQHSRESISKADFVMRDSGPNYKRQKTFNGDEQLPSICLSKMHSLPAGWRTPLDDIQCTYRGLADLGSTTVSDHVVHVLSSDDEDSPEPSTTMNKASLKAEGDPPSIITIPVYSGKDAQSCRFCHRR; encoded by the exons ATGAGGGATCTCTACGATCGTACGCGCCACAAGGATCTCGAG GAATCTGCAGCAGCCAAGGAGCGTCGCCGCATCGGCGGAGGGCGGGCGGAGGGGTCGGAACAGCACGAAGTGGCCCCCAAAGCAGAG GACAACCCGACAGTAAGAAAAAGACCAGCACCATGTGATAGTCCTCGTGCCAAGGCAGAATCTGGCACCTGTAATCTTTGTTCTGCCCCTTGCTCCTCCTGCCTACACAGAAGTCTAGCACCTGTGGATTCTAATATGGACTGCGGATCATCTCAAACGTGCTGCGCAAGGTCAGAATCAAAAGGTAATATGTTGGTTCGTAGTGGGAAAGGGCTCCATGCAAAGGGTGGGGAAAATGAAGATGAATTCAGTGCTACTTCAAGCCATACTTCCTATTCTGAAAATGGTGGACATAAGGCCATGGCAAGATCATCAGTTGCGGCAGATTCGGAGGTTGACATGCCAGCAAAACGTAGAAAGCTACTGAATCATGATCCAAGGTTGCCTAGAGAAGAATGCCACGACGATAGTAACTCGTGTGTTACTGGTACATCGGCAGCAAGCAAACTTTTGTTGGATAGGAAggataaactatctacttctgcATCGAGTCGTGATCTTACTGCGAAGGACTATAAAGACAAGAATATTGCTTGTCACAACAGGCTAAAGAATTCACGTATCGAAGAATCTACAGAAAAGAAGAGATCTGATGTTCATACTGTGCAACCTGGCTCAGTTGACCGATCAGTTCCTGCAGATTCTCCTTCAGTTGTTACCAAAAAGTTACTCCGAACCCAATCCTCTGCTAGTGCTTCACAAGGGTTATCTCCTAAGAGGCCATGCCAGGGTTTAGCGGATTCACAAGATAATTTAGCACAAAAAACTTATGATAAAGTTTCAAATGATAAGATAGATCAGTCAGTAGGAGAAAAATTAAACCCCTCTGTGATTGGTGGTGACAAGCATGGCATGCTGAGTAGTCGCACTAACAAAATCAAGGCTGGATCTTCGTCAAAGGAACTGGAAAGTAGCACCCCATGCTCGAGGAAGAGCATTCAAGGGCACACTGGGATTGAATCTGTTCATGTCGCTAAGAGCAACAACAATTTTGAAGAAGACCAGAATCAGGATTTATCTACAGATACATCTAGTGGTAGAGAGTTGAATACACAGAATGATGCCATGGCAGAGTGTGGGAACTCCGAAAGCTTAATAGAT GTTAATGTTTGTGATATATGTGGAGATGTTGGTAGGGAGTATCTTCTGGCTACATGCACTAGATGCCTTGAAGGGGCGGAGCATAC TTATTGCATGAAAGTGAAGTTGGACAAGATTCCGGATGGTGAATGGTTATGTGAAGAATGCCAGCTTAATGAAGATCGAATTAAAAAAAGAAGCAACCGTGGTGCATCAACAGTTGATATTTTGGATGGGAAGAACCAAAGTTCAGGAAGCATGAGCAACCCTAAGACCTTGCAGATTGCTGTCACTAATTTGGAGTCGCAGCAAATTGCTCGTGGTACACCAATAACTAATCACTTACCTGGTAATGATAAAAAACTGCATTCAATGTCAATTGATCCAGAATCACGGCAAGTGAAGTGTGCCACCCCAACTGCTGAAAGGCTGGATTCAAAGAATAAAAACTTCGGAAGCATTGCAAATCGTAAGAGGTTGCAAGTTGTTACCTCTGACACGGAAGCACGGCCACCCACTTGTGGCACACCGTCCGGTGGAAGATTAGGCAAGAAGATTGAAAGTTCTGAAGATTTGTTGAACCGTAAGAAGTTACGAATCGCCACTGATATAGAATCACCACTGTCAAGTGAAGGCTTGCTGAGTCCACCTAAATCATGCAAAAAGCATGCAGAgaatgcatcatcctctgatgcgAGGCTGTTCAAGACAGAAAGCCCTAGGAAACATGACATTTTCTCTCGTCAGAACTCGTTTAAGAAATCTGATAAGGGGAATTTCAAGTCACCTAATAATGCTCTAGTGAGGGGTGTTCAGGCAATAAAAAATTCTGCCACCTTATCACGGTCATATTCGTTGGGAAGTACGGCGAATGTCAAAGCACAACCAGTCCCTTCACCACGAG GTCCTTTATCGAAGCAAATGTCTTTCAACAATAACAGCGAACCAAAGGTCAAGCAGTTGGTGGAAGGTGTGCCAAGCAAGCTGAAACCTGTAAAACATTCCTCAGTAGATGTTGGAGAGAAGGGGCCCATGAGAAAGCTTCTCAAACCTGAATCATTTAACCGCGAGGGTTCAATTTGTAAAGACTCAAGTTCAACAAAACAGAAGCAATCACTTCTCCTGTCTCGAGATGAAAAACCAAGAATGTTGAAACCTACGAAAGATAAGAGCTTCTTAGAAAGAAGGGCTTCTTTTAATCTTCAGAAACCAAATATTCCTTCATCACCAAGGCCTGATAGCTCTATGAAGTCGGGGGAACGGAAAATCGACCAAGACAATCCAAGGCCTGGACCAAGCATACTTAAAACTAGCAAAAAAACAG GTACTATTGAAAAGAAGCAGAGTTCTGTTTTGTCCAAAAAGGAGAAGGGGGATGTTATGGTTCACCCAACATTAATAGGAGGTTTTTCTGCTAAAGATGCTTCAACAGTGCAGTCTTCTTATCCATTGCTTCCAGTGGAAAATGTTAATAAGGACAGTGATTGTGCGGGTGAATCTTATGATAATGAAATGCCAACTAAGCCTGAGGCAGTTTCCGTGCCGTTGGGCATGACTTCCGAATCAGATCTGCAAGATATGGTGCGGAGAGCAAGTGCTTCAGAAGATGTGACACCTACTGTTGGACATCACCAAGAAGATACTTTGGTAAGCACTGGAAATAAGCCAAGTAAAAATGCAGAGACTTCAGAAGACAAATTGCCTGAGAATCCACATGGTCCCGCAGTGGCACAGAAACAGTGCGCCCCTCGAAGTGCAATTTCACAAAAACTGTGCGCCCCTGAAAGCAAATTGATTGAGCCAAACCTGAAGCATCAAGATTCTTTTGAATTGCCTCCTATTGGAAATCTTTCCAGAGCTTTAGTTATTCCAGAGCAGACTTACATCTGGCA AGGTATCTTTGAGGTTTCAAGACCTGGAAACTCTTCTGAAATATTTGATGGGATTCAGGCTCACCTGTCCACCTCTGCCTCACCGAAAGCACTTGATGTAGTCAAACAATTACCTCAGAGAATTCAACTGGTAGAAGTTCCACGATGTTTCTCATGGCCACAGCAGTTTAAGGAAGTACAGCCGAATGAAAATAATATTGCTCTTTTTTTCTTTGCTAAGGATGTTGAAAG TTATGACAGAGCATATGGCAAACTCTTGGAGAAAATGCTAGTTGGAGATTTGTCCCTAATCGCAAATATTAGTGGCTTTCAACTTCTCATTTTGTCATCTGATAAGTTACCTGAaaagattcaaa GGTGGAATGGCTTACTCTACTTTTGGGGAGTTTTCTACGCTGGTAAAGCAAATAGCTCAACAGAGCTAATCAGAGTGACACATCCTTGTCCACTAGAATCGACCTCTGGAGCGATTGATAAGCCTGTGTGTCCCCCTAAGGTTCCTCTGTCTTTGGGTATAGATTTGAACGAGTGCCCTGGTGATGAATTTTATGACCAGCCTCTATCACTTGGATCAGAGACAGAGAAGTTTGGTTCCTCTGAAGATAGCCAGACTTTATTGAGGTCGAAACATGAGGTTGAAAATCTGGATGAACGTGAAATACGTCAGGAAGGAACTGTAGTTACCAGAGAAACTGTATTGGGAAGTGCTACTGCAGGTGTCCGTGAAACTTATGTTCCTGCGAGCTTGGGAGGTTGCAACATGAAACCAGATTATCCAAGTGTTACAACAG GCGGCATAGGAACTGCAAGTAGAGACATCATGGAGGATGAGGAGAGCTTTAGTCCAAATGAAGCTCAACACGATGTTGAGCAGCACGCAGGTGCAGGCAGATTAACGTCTGACGATATATTGGCTAAGAAGCAGGCTCTCACAGCCTTGACAGAAGTATCTGTACAGCATTCAAGGGAATCAATCTCGAAGGCTGACTTTGTTATGCGTGATTCTGGGCCAAACTACAAAAGGCAAAAGACTTTCAATGGAGATGAACAACTGCCTAGCATATGCTTGTCGAAGATGCATTCCTTGCCAGCTGGTTGGCGTACTCCATTAGACGACATACAGTGTACCTACAGGGGTCTTGCTGATCTAGGTTCGACAACTGTCtcggatcatgttgtgcatgttcTTTCATCTGATGATGAAGACTCTCCAGAACCTAGTACTACTATGAATAAGGCATCGTTGAAGGCAGAGGGGGATCCTCCCTCCATTATCACTATCCCTGTCTACAGTGGCAAAGACGCACAATCTTGCCGGTTCTGTCACAGGAGATGA